The proteins below come from a single Oncorhynchus tshawytscha isolate Ot180627B linkage group LG22, Otsh_v2.0, whole genome shotgun sequence genomic window:
- the LOC112222393 gene encoding zinc finger protein 27, which yields MDAVPCSWNTTRVQESFARTKPASDTLTKLAKLVAQKQDSQSQNQLLPDVCPCVCAQCSQGFSDMAELLHHQQGEHALRKCHCCLSCGKEFSLLSSLQLHKCIHDAAPCQVCCGKTQLGAPCSACKASTSDSQSVRDKSLYHQSHHHDSRSYACAPCGKSFSQKQSLLRHQQAGCSKSATRTAKVVSPPADSPSPESAILDSSPPDSPPTDATSAPDPDRPSQCPLCAKRFRSGAGLACHQRSTHRKEWIISKYPLLKGGCTNGVHRLSKQMAGPPQPKRRGRKSQLLSCRSCDRVFLSTAKLYLHRQESHSREKDIRRDPRPLISKRRKRETYPCDVCGKVFLHHLSLKAHIKNHSREPPSHVQQVGKAAKETKLGEKTPKKPKGNISRKVGGTLVKASRGRPKKIPMKEEEGEFPCPSCAEVFSLQSALKEHEELHQPTGSMRHCSVCSQGMGISKKPGAKLRRAYHCVPCLKAFVTLDTFLQHCQDHLVDSGDEEGSNL from the coding sequence ATGGATGCAGTTCCCTGCAGTTGGAACACTACAAGAGTTCAGGAGTCGTTTGCTCGGACTAAGCCTGCCTCAGACACTCTAACAAAGCTGGCAAAACTTGTTGCACAAAAGCAAGATAGTCAAAGCCAAAACCAACTACTGCCTgatgtgtgcccgtgtgtgtgcgcACAGTGCAGCCAGGGATTCTCTGACATGGCTGAGTTATTGCACCACCAGCAGGGAGAACATGCCTTACGTAAGTGTCATTGCTGCCTTTCCTGTGGCAAAGAGttttctctcctatcctctttgCAGTTGCACAAGTGCATTCATGATGCTGCTCCTTGTCAGGTCTGTTGTGGTAAAACCCAGCTAGGTGCTCCATGCAGTGCATGCAAGGCTTCAACCTCAGACTCTCAGAGTGTCCGGGATAAGTCCCTTTATCACCAGTCCCACCATCATGATAGCAGATCATATGCCTGTGCTCCGTGTGGTAAAAGCTTTAGCCAAAAGCAATCTCTGCTTCGCCATCAGCAGGCTGGCTGTAGTAAATCTGCCACGCGAACTGCAAAAGTTGTCAGCCCTCCCGCGGACTCTCCCTCGCCTGAATCTGCCATCTTGGACTCCTCTCCCCCTGACTCTCCCCCAACTGATGCCACTAGTGCCCCAGATCCTGACAGGCCAAGTCAATGCCCACTTTGCGCCAAGAGGTTTCGCTCAGGGGCTGGCCTTGCATGCCACCAGCGATCCACCCATCGGAAGGAGTGGATCATCTCCAAGTATCCTCTACTAAAAGGAGGATGCACAAATGGGGTTCATAGATTATCGAAGCAGATGGCTGGGCCACCCCAACCAAAAAGAAGAGGCAGAAAGAGCCAGCTCCTCTCCTGTCGTTCCTGTGACAGGGTCTTCCTAAGCACTGCCAAGCTGTACTTGCACAGACAAGAGTCCCACAGCAGAGAGAAGGATATCAGAAGAGATCCAAGGCCGCTGATTAGCAAGCGGAGGAAAAGAGAGACTTACCCATGTGACGTTTGTGGTAAAGTGTTCTTGCACCATTTGTCACTTAAAGCACACATCAAGAATCATAGTCGAGAACCACCAAGCCATGTTCAGCAGGTTGGGAAAGCAGCCAAGGAGACCAAGTTAGGTGAGAAGACGCCAAAAAAGCCTAAAGGCAACATATCACGGAAGGTGGGAGGAACATTGGTCAAGGCTAGCAGAGGGAGACCAAAGAAAATTCCcatgaaagaggaagagggagagtttCCTTGCCCGTCTTGTGCTGAGGTGTTTTCTTTGCAGTCTGCTCTGAAGGAGCATGAGGAGCTGCATCAGCCTACAGGGAGTATGAGACACTGCAGCGTGTGCAGTCAGGGCATGGGTATCTCTAAGAAGCCTGGGGCCAAGCTTCGGAGGGCCTACCATTGTGTTCCCTGCTTGAAGGCTTTTGTAACACTGGACACTTTCTTACAACATTGCCAAGATCACCTCGTTGACAGTGGCGATGAGGAAGGGAGCAATTTATGA
- the snrpg gene encoding small nuclear ribonucleoprotein G has translation MSKAHPPELKKFMDKKLSLKLNGGRQVQGVLRGFDPFMNLVMDDCLEMAPGGIQNTIGMVVIRGNSIIMLEALERV, from the exons aTGAGTAAAGCACACCCACCAGAGTTGAAAAA ATTCATGGACAAGAAGCTTTCAT TGAAGCTGAACGGTGGCAGGCAGGTCCAAGGAGTCCTGCGAGGATTTGACCCCTTCATGAACTTGGTGATGGATGATTGCTTGGAAATGGCCCCTGGGGGAATACAGAACACCATAGGCATGGTG GTAATCAGAGGAAACAGTATCATCATGTTGGAGGCCCTTGAGAGAGTATGA